A genomic window from Salvia miltiorrhiza cultivar Shanhuang (shh) chromosome 5, IMPLAD_Smil_shh, whole genome shotgun sequence includes:
- the LOC130985254 gene encoding uncharacterized protein LOC130985254, with product MSAMNEDQNGKTKTVENHRVHSSKDVMSGNQLWTDGLICAFEFIRPAKRPVAPKSTSSIKPSRRLDDFSVKGQMHYDGRTESKPQISLLESEPLLELEGQTAGSSNLDGQKSQSGRVHTDERCERSCWVPIGWARISELVRTVQADAEWATQHFEFVDGEDDITVADLAAPYWERPVGPTWWCHLSAGHPNIEAWLNTAQWLHPAIRTALRDESRLISERMKHLLYEVPVRVAGGLLFELLGQSAGDPFVEEDDIPVVLRSWQAQYYLVTVLHVKGSASRINVLGITEVQELLLGGGYNTPRTAHEIIASLASRLARWDDRLFRKSIFGAADEVELKFVNRRTREDLNLLGAILNQEIRRLSRQVIRVKWSLHAREEIVFELLQHLRGNLTRSLLEGIRKSTREMIEEQEAVRGRLFTIQDVMQSTLRAWLQDRSLTVTHNLAVFGGCGLVLSIITGLFGINVDGIPGAEGTPYAFALFAGLLFFIGAVLIAVGLIYLGLKKPIREEDVEVRKLELEHLVKAFQHEAETHAQVHNPVSRHNLPPTAGDKFQYDADYVLIT from the exons ATGAGTGCAATGAATGAGGATCAAAATGGTAAAACAAAGACGGTAGAAAATCATAGAGTTCACAGCAGTAAGGATGTCATGTCTGGGAATCAATTATGGACTGATGGACTTATTTGCGCTTTTGAGTTCATCCGACCGGCTAAAAGACCGGTCGCCCCGAAATCCACTTCAAGTATCAAACCATCTCGTAGATTAGATGATTTTAGTGTGAAGGGCCAAATGCACTATGATGGACGAACAGAGTCGAAACCCCAGATTTCTCTTCTGGAATCTGAGCCCCTTCTTGAACTGGAGGGTCAAACAGCTGGCTCTTCTAACTTGGATGGCCAGAAATCTCAATCAGGCAGAGTGCATACCGATGAAAGGTGTGAAAGGAGTTGTTGGGTTCCGATTGGATGGGCTAGGATTTCAGAACTCGTCCGAACAGTCCAAGCTGATGCAGAATGGGCCACTCAACATTTTGAATTTGTGGATGGTGAGGATGACATTACTGTTGCTGACTTAGCTGCTCCATACTGGGAAAGGCCGGTTGGGCCTACGTGGTGGTGCCACCTTTCTGCCGGCCATCCTAATATCGAAGCGTGGCTTAACACCGCCCAGTGGTTGCACCCTGCCATTAGAACTGCTTTGAGAGATGAGAGCAGATTGATAAGCGAACGAATGAAACACCTCTTGTATGAG GTACCTGTAAGGGTTGCTGGAGGTTTACTGTTTGAGCTTTTGGGACAGTCTGCTGGTGATCCCTTTGTTGAAGAAGATGACATTCCTGTTGTTCTTCGTTCATGGCAAGCTCAGTACTACCTTGTCACTGTTCTACATGTTAAAGGATCTGCTTCGAGAATTAATGTGTTGGGCATTACAGAAGTTCAG GAACTTCTTCTTGGTGGTGGTTATAATACTCCAAGGACAGCACATGAAATTATAGCAAGTTTAGCTAGCCGCCTAGCACGGTGGGATGACAG GCTATTCCGGAAGTCCATTTTTGGGGCAGCAGATGAAGTGGAACTGAAGTTCGTGAATAG GAGAACCCGTGAAGATTTAAATCTCCTTGGGGCGATACTCAACCAAGAAATAAGAAGGTTATCAAGACAG GTTATTAGAGTGAAATGGTCTCTCCATGCAAGAGAAGAGATAGTTTTTGAACTCCTCCAGCATTTGAGGGGAAATTTGACAAGAAGTCTGCTGGAAGGGATAAGAAAGAGTACTAGGGAAATGATTGAAGAGCAAGAAGCAGTTCGTGGCCGCCTGTTTACCATCCAAGATGTCATGCAAAGCACACTCCGCGCATGGTTGCAG GATAGGAGCCTTACGGTCACTCACAATCTAGCAGTTTTCGGAGGATGCGGCCTTGTTCTCTCCATCATCACCGGGTTGTTTGGGATCAATGTGGACGGGATCCCGGGTGCAGAAGGCACACCGTACGCATTTGCTCTATTTGCAGGACTCCTCTTCTTCATAGGCGCAGTGCTAATCGCAGTCGGGTTGATCTACCTCGGGTTAAAGAAACCCATAAGAGAAGAGGACGTTGAAGTGAGGAAGTTGGAATTGGAGCATTTAGTGAAGGCGTTCCAGCATGAGGCAGAGACACATGCCCAAGTCCATAACCCTGTCTCTCGGCATAATTTGCCCCCAACAGCTGGAGATAAGTTCCAATACGATGCGGACTACGTTCTTATCACCTAA
- the LOC130985235 gene encoding protein SCD5-like isoform X2: MSARKGKGAAGNVGGQQSIPASARKLVQTLKEIVNCTEAEIYAALKECNMDPNDAFNLLVSQDPFREVKSKREKKKEGKDTTEPKSRGANNNPGRTGKTGADRFRGGPTHSSSESVTLPGKTTYKKESAISGNNRRVSAGPSDGATAENKGFSLGATETTPSGVQPASGYQSAGVGASGQVSMADIVKMGRSLNKTSNAPDASSAQDIPISEEWPTMEKPPATQVSSAPYYAVDSEQHPVPPSDSFNRQSEAEEVQGVEEEDDNTEKSGANAVESDSISSIEDIGASVSGVSKNLQQLTVEKDDRGLPSEGDNTTSMKIPDGLRIQNVDFSHLSFGSFGLGMGAVLSSGIVKSEPVETNVEEKHNEADIPSVQHMDSRSTDYYLDDSLRDASDGGLFHGSSASSRDYDPSSASKQEELKPENAEGAHRSQFGFPPSNPGFNFDGTGTQHINATFDETSSHMQKLAPFSDAMQSHSNAVPSTLTPANVQPTRESDLRYSPFPVNQSVSDQFGNSFASIGGSAISMSEALRISLSQPAQESPSGTSVATGPPPPPSHLVQPQYPQPPVALGPYANMIGYPFLPQSYTYLPSAYQQTFAGNSSYHQSLAAALIPQYKNNISASSMPQSAAGYGAFGSNANTPVNTPPAPSGTNLNYDNALREQYRDNLASLQQSENSAMWVQGHNSRTMSAVPASSYYNYHGQNHQQSGGFRQAQQQPSQSYGQPGYPDFYQSQRGVSHDQQQQNPGQPSQQELQQLQARQQHQLHQSQQQQLLYAQQQQQQQQQQQQQSQFFRGM; this comes from the exons ATGAGTGCGAGGAAGGGAAAGGGCGCCGCCGGCAATGTTGGCGGCCAGCAATCCATTCCGGCCAGCGCGCGGAAGTTGGTTCAAACCTTGAAGGAGATAGTTAACTGCACGGAGGCGGAGATCTATGCCGCTCTCAAGGAATGCAATATGGACCCTAACGACGCCTTCAATCTTCTTGTCTCTCAAG ATCCTTTCCGCGAGGTGAAAAGTAAacgagaaaagaaaaaagag GGAAAAGACACTACTGAACCTAAGTCTCGTGGTGCTAATAATAATCCTGGTAGAACTGGCAAGACTGGTGCTGATCGCTTCCGTGGTGGCCCAACTCATAGTTCTTCTG AGTCTGTTACATTGCCTGGAAAGACAACGTATAAGAAAGAAAGTGCTATTTCAGGAAATAACAGAAGAGTATCTGCAGGCCCCAG TGATGGTGCCACTGCTGAAAATAAAGGGTTCTCACTTGGTGCAACCGAGACTACTCCTTCCGGAGTACAGCCAGCTTCTGGATATCAATCTGCTGGGGTTGGGGCATCTGGACAGGTTTCCATGGCTGACATTGTAAAGATGGGCAGATCACTGAATAAAACATCAAATGCACCGGATGCATCTTCAGCCCAGGATATCCCAATTAGTGAAGAGTGGCCTACCATGGAGAAGCCACCTGCTACACAAGTGTCATCTGCACCATACTATGCTGTGGACTCTGAGCAGCATCCGGTACCACCTTCTGACAGTTTTAATCGGCAGTCTGAGGCAGAAGAGGTTCAAGGCGTAGAGGAAGAAGATGATAACACTGAAAAATCTGGAGCAAATGCCGTGGAATCTGATTCTATCTCAAGTA TTGAAGATATTGGTGCTTCAGTGTCAGGAGTCTCCAAAAACTTGCAACAGCTTACTGTGGAAAAGGACGATAGAGGATTGCCATCTGAAGGGGATAATACAACTTCTATGAAGATTCCGGATGGCTTGCGAATTCAAAATGTAGATTTTTCACACTTGAGCTTTGGTAGTTTTGGACTTGGCATGGGTGCTGTACTTTCTTCTGGCATTGTTAAATCTGAGCCTGTAGAAACTAACGTGGAAGAGAAACACAATGAAGCTGATATTCCATCTGTTCAGCACATGGACTCTAG AAGCACTGATTATTATCTCGACGATTCTCTGAGAGATGCTTCCGATGGTGGTTTGTTCCATGGAAGCAGTGCTAGTTCAAGGGATTATGATCCATCTTCTGCTTCTAAACAAGAAGAGTTGAAGCCTGAAAATGCCGAAGGGGCCCATAGAAGTCAATTTGGTTTTCCCCCTTCCAACCCTGGCTTTAACTTTGACGGCACTGGCACACAACACATAAATGCCACTTTTGATGAAACGAGTTCCCATATGCAAAAGCTAGCTCCTTTTTCGGATGCTATG CAATCACACTCAAATGCAGTACCAAGCACTTTGACCCCTGCTAATGTTCAGCCCACCAGAGAAAGTGATCTCCGGTACTCTCCTTTCCCTGTGAACCAATCAGTGTCTGACCAATTTGGAAACTCTTTTGCTTCAATTGGCGGTTCAGCGATTTCTATGTCGGAG GCATTGAGGATCTCGTTGTCACAGCCAGCTCAAGAAAGCCCTTCTGGGACGAGCGTCGCCACAGgacctcctcctcctccttcaCACCTTGTACAACCGCAATATCCTCAGCCCCCTGTTGCTTTGGGACCATATGCGAACATGATTGGCTACCCGTTCTTACCTCAGAGCTATACATACCTGCCTTCTGCTTATCAGCAAACATTTGCAGGCAACAGCTCGTACCATCAATCTCTAGCAGCAGCATTAATTCCTCAGTATAAAAACAATATTTCTGCCAGTAGTATGCCTCAGTCCGCTGCCGGATATGGTGCTTTCGGAAGTAACGCAAATACCCCTGTGAATACACCCCCTGCTCCATCTGGAACGAATTTGAACTATGATAATGCCTTAAGAGAACAGTACAGGGACAACTTGGCCTCGCTTCAGCAG AGCGAAAACTCAGCTATGTGGGTTCAGGGTCACAATTCTAGAACGATGTCCGCTGTTCCAGCCAGCTCGTACTACAATTACCATGGACAAAACCACCAGCAATCAGGTGGATTCAGACAAGCACAGCAGCAGCCATCACAGAGCTACGGGCAACCGGGGTACCCTGACTTCTACCAGTCTCAGAGAGGCGTATCACACGACCAGCAACAGCAGAATCCGGGACAGCCATCACAGCAAGAACTGCAGCAGCTTCAAGCACGGCAACAACACCAACTGCATCAATCACAGCAACAGCAGCTGCTTTATGcacagcagcaacagcagcagcagcagcagcagcagcagcagtctcAGTTTTTCAGGGGAATGTAA
- the LOC130985235 gene encoding uncharacterized protein LOC130985235 isoform X1: MSARKGKGAAGNVGGQQSIPASARKLVQTLKEIVNCTEAEIYAALKECNMDPNDAFNLLVSQDPFREVKSKREKKKEGKDTTEPKSRGANNNPGRTGKTGADRFRGGPTHSSSESVTLPGKTTYKKESAISGNNRRVSAGPSDGATAENKGFSLGATETTPSGVQPASGYQSAGVGASGQVSMADIVKMGRSLNKTSNAPDASSAQDIPISEEWPTMEKPPATQVSSAPYYAVDSEQHPVPPSDSFNRQSEAEEVQGVEEEDDNTEKSGANAVESDSISSSKFLEDDSRGASLYEDDLYKEMGSFHHQAPHDFHEVEDIGASVSGVSKNLQQLTVEKDDRGLPSEGDNTTSMKIPDGLRIQNVDFSHLSFGSFGLGMGAVLSSGIVKSEPVETNVEEKHNEADIPSVQHMDSRSTDYYLDDSLRDASDGGLFHGSSASSRDYDPSSASKQEELKPENAEGAHRSQFGFPPSNPGFNFDGTGTQHINATFDETSSHMQKLAPFSDAMQSHSNAVPSTLTPANVQPTRESDLRYSPFPVNQSVSDQFGNSFASIGGSAISMSEALRISLSQPAQESPSGTSVATGPPPPPSHLVQPQYPQPPVALGPYANMIGYPFLPQSYTYLPSAYQQTFAGNSSYHQSLAAALIPQYKNNISASSMPQSAAGYGAFGSNANTPVNTPPAPSGTNLNYDNALREQYRDNLASLQQSENSAMWVQGHNSRTMSAVPASSYYNYHGQNHQQSGGFRQAQQQPSQSYGQPGYPDFYQSQRGVSHDQQQQNPGQPSQQELQQLQARQQHQLHQSQQQQLLYAQQQQQQQQQQQQQSQFFRGM; this comes from the exons ATGAGTGCGAGGAAGGGAAAGGGCGCCGCCGGCAATGTTGGCGGCCAGCAATCCATTCCGGCCAGCGCGCGGAAGTTGGTTCAAACCTTGAAGGAGATAGTTAACTGCACGGAGGCGGAGATCTATGCCGCTCTCAAGGAATGCAATATGGACCCTAACGACGCCTTCAATCTTCTTGTCTCTCAAG ATCCTTTCCGCGAGGTGAAAAGTAAacgagaaaagaaaaaagag GGAAAAGACACTACTGAACCTAAGTCTCGTGGTGCTAATAATAATCCTGGTAGAACTGGCAAGACTGGTGCTGATCGCTTCCGTGGTGGCCCAACTCATAGTTCTTCTG AGTCTGTTACATTGCCTGGAAAGACAACGTATAAGAAAGAAAGTGCTATTTCAGGAAATAACAGAAGAGTATCTGCAGGCCCCAG TGATGGTGCCACTGCTGAAAATAAAGGGTTCTCACTTGGTGCAACCGAGACTACTCCTTCCGGAGTACAGCCAGCTTCTGGATATCAATCTGCTGGGGTTGGGGCATCTGGACAGGTTTCCATGGCTGACATTGTAAAGATGGGCAGATCACTGAATAAAACATCAAATGCACCGGATGCATCTTCAGCCCAGGATATCCCAATTAGTGAAGAGTGGCCTACCATGGAGAAGCCACCTGCTACACAAGTGTCATCTGCACCATACTATGCTGTGGACTCTGAGCAGCATCCGGTACCACCTTCTGACAGTTTTAATCGGCAGTCTGAGGCAGAAGAGGTTCAAGGCGTAGAGGAAGAAGATGATAACACTGAAAAATCTGGAGCAAATGCCGTGGAATCTGATTCTATCTCAAGTAGTAAGTTTTTGGAAGATGATTCCAGAGGTGCATCTCTGTATGAAGATGATTTGTATAAAGAAATGGGTTCGTTTCATCATCAGGCTCCTCATGATTTCCATGAAG TTGAAGATATTGGTGCTTCAGTGTCAGGAGTCTCCAAAAACTTGCAACAGCTTACTGTGGAAAAGGACGATAGAGGATTGCCATCTGAAGGGGATAATACAACTTCTATGAAGATTCCGGATGGCTTGCGAATTCAAAATGTAGATTTTTCACACTTGAGCTTTGGTAGTTTTGGACTTGGCATGGGTGCTGTACTTTCTTCTGGCATTGTTAAATCTGAGCCTGTAGAAACTAACGTGGAAGAGAAACACAATGAAGCTGATATTCCATCTGTTCAGCACATGGACTCTAG AAGCACTGATTATTATCTCGACGATTCTCTGAGAGATGCTTCCGATGGTGGTTTGTTCCATGGAAGCAGTGCTAGTTCAAGGGATTATGATCCATCTTCTGCTTCTAAACAAGAAGAGTTGAAGCCTGAAAATGCCGAAGGGGCCCATAGAAGTCAATTTGGTTTTCCCCCTTCCAACCCTGGCTTTAACTTTGACGGCACTGGCACACAACACATAAATGCCACTTTTGATGAAACGAGTTCCCATATGCAAAAGCTAGCTCCTTTTTCGGATGCTATG CAATCACACTCAAATGCAGTACCAAGCACTTTGACCCCTGCTAATGTTCAGCCCACCAGAGAAAGTGATCTCCGGTACTCTCCTTTCCCTGTGAACCAATCAGTGTCTGACCAATTTGGAAACTCTTTTGCTTCAATTGGCGGTTCAGCGATTTCTATGTCGGAG GCATTGAGGATCTCGTTGTCACAGCCAGCTCAAGAAAGCCCTTCTGGGACGAGCGTCGCCACAGgacctcctcctcctccttcaCACCTTGTACAACCGCAATATCCTCAGCCCCCTGTTGCTTTGGGACCATATGCGAACATGATTGGCTACCCGTTCTTACCTCAGAGCTATACATACCTGCCTTCTGCTTATCAGCAAACATTTGCAGGCAACAGCTCGTACCATCAATCTCTAGCAGCAGCATTAATTCCTCAGTATAAAAACAATATTTCTGCCAGTAGTATGCCTCAGTCCGCTGCCGGATATGGTGCTTTCGGAAGTAACGCAAATACCCCTGTGAATACACCCCCTGCTCCATCTGGAACGAATTTGAACTATGATAATGCCTTAAGAGAACAGTACAGGGACAACTTGGCCTCGCTTCAGCAG AGCGAAAACTCAGCTATGTGGGTTCAGGGTCACAATTCTAGAACGATGTCCGCTGTTCCAGCCAGCTCGTACTACAATTACCATGGACAAAACCACCAGCAATCAGGTGGATTCAGACAAGCACAGCAGCAGCCATCACAGAGCTACGGGCAACCGGGGTACCCTGACTTCTACCAGTCTCAGAGAGGCGTATCACACGACCAGCAACAGCAGAATCCGGGACAGCCATCACAGCAAGAACTGCAGCAGCTTCAAGCACGGCAACAACACCAACTGCATCAATCACAGCAACAGCAGCTGCTTTATGcacagcagcaacagcagcagcagcagcagcagcagcagcagtctcAGTTTTTCAGGGGAATGTAA